The following proteins are encoded in a genomic region of Dyadobacter sp. UC 10:
- the thiC gene encoding phosphomethylpyrimidine synthase ThiC, whose protein sequence is MKVEKTPESGVITRTPFPASRKIYVPGKLHNISVAMREIALHDTKIHGRNGAVEPNSPVTVYDTSGPFTDPDLEIDVKKGLPQLRSEWIKARQDVEQLEAISSQYGQQRLADQNLDQLRFAHISKPLRAKAGQNVSQLHYAKKGIITAEMEYIAIRENQRIEQHFDTLKEKSNALAHQHAGHSFGANTPKNFITPEFVRQEVAAGRAVIPVNINHPESEPMIIGRNFLVKINANIGNSAVSSSIEEEVEKAVWACRWGADTIMDLSTGKNIHETREWIIRNAPVPIGTVPIYQALEKVNGKAEDLTWELFRDTLIEQAEQGVDYFTIHAGVLLRYIPLTAKRLTGIVSRGGSIMAKWCLAHHKENFLYTHFEDICEIMKAYDVAFSLGDGLRPGCIADANDAAQFAELETLGELTKIAWKHDVQTIIEGPGHVPMHLIKENMEKQLEHCQEAPFYTLGPLTTDIAPGYDHITSAIGAAMIGWFGTAMLCYVTPKEHLGLPNKKDVKDGVITYKIAAHAADLAKGHPGAQYRDNALSKARFEFRWEDQFNLSLDPDTAREFHDETLPAEGAKIAHFCSMCGPNFCSMKITQDVRDYAEENGLMEESALAEGMQEKAKEFAERGSEIYL, encoded by the coding sequence ATGAAAGTCGAAAAAACGCCCGAAAGCGGCGTGATCACCAGAACCCCGTTCCCGGCGTCGCGGAAAATTTATGTACCCGGAAAACTGCACAACATCTCCGTCGCCATGCGCGAAATAGCGTTGCACGATACTAAAATTCACGGTCGCAACGGTGCTGTGGAGCCAAATTCGCCTGTTACCGTGTACGATACCAGCGGGCCTTTCACCGATCCCGACCTCGAAATTGATGTGAAAAAAGGACTTCCGCAGCTGAGATCAGAGTGGATTAAAGCGAGGCAGGATGTGGAGCAGCTGGAAGCGATTTCGTCGCAATACGGTCAGCAGCGGTTGGCTGACCAAAACCTCGATCAACTGCGATTTGCGCATATCAGCAAACCGCTTCGCGCGAAAGCCGGACAGAATGTTTCCCAACTGCATTATGCGAAAAAGGGCATTATCACGGCCGAAATGGAGTATATCGCAATCCGCGAAAACCAGCGTATCGAGCAGCATTTTGATACATTAAAAGAGAAATCGAACGCATTGGCGCACCAGCACGCGGGTCATAGTTTTGGCGCGAATACGCCTAAAAACTTCATTACGCCCGAGTTTGTCCGGCAGGAGGTGGCGGCGGGCCGGGCGGTGATTCCGGTCAATATCAATCACCCGGAAAGCGAGCCGATGATCATTGGCCGGAATTTTCTGGTCAAGATCAATGCCAATATCGGTAACTCTGCGGTTTCGTCGAGCATTGAAGAGGAGGTTGAAAAGGCTGTCTGGGCTTGCCGCTGGGGCGCAGACACGATCATGGACTTATCGACCGGCAAGAATATCCATGAAACGCGTGAGTGGATCATCCGAAATGCTCCGGTACCAATTGGTACTGTACCAATTTACCAGGCTTTGGAAAAAGTAAATGGAAAAGCCGAGGACCTTACGTGGGAATTGTTCCGTGATACGCTGATCGAGCAGGCCGAACAGGGGGTGGATTACTTCACGATCCATGCGGGTGTTTTGCTCCGTTACATTCCGCTGACGGCTAAAAGGCTCACAGGGATTGTGTCGCGGGGCGGCTCGATTATGGCAAAATGGTGCCTGGCCCATCACAAGGAAAACTTCCTTTACACGCATTTTGAGGATATATGCGAGATTATGAAAGCGTATGATGTAGCATTCTCACTGGGCGACGGGTTGCGTCCGGGCTGCATTGCGGATGCAAACGATGCTGCTCAATTCGCAGAACTGGAAACGCTGGGCGAGCTGACGAAAATAGCCTGGAAGCACGATGTGCAGACGATTATCGAAGGTCCGGGGCACGTGCCGATGCATCTGATCAAAGAAAACATGGAAAAGCAGCTGGAACATTGTCAGGAAGCGCCATTTTACACATTGGGACCGCTGACAACAGACATCGCGCCTGGCTATGACCACATTACATCCGCAATCGGCGCGGCGATGATCGGCTGGTTTGGTACAGCCATGCTTTGCTACGTGACGCCGAAGGAACATTTGGGGTTACCGAATAAGAAGGATGTGAAAGACGGAGTGATCACCTATAAGATCGCTGCGCACGCAGCAGACCTTGCCAAAGGACACCCGGGCGCGCAGTACCGCGACAATGCATTGAGCAAAGCCCGGTTCGAATTCCGGTGGGAAGACCAGTTTAACCTATCGCTCGATCCGGATACTGCCCGCGAATTTCACGATGAAACTTTGCCGGCCGAAGGCGCCAAGATCGCGCATTTTTGCTCGATGTGCGGACCTAATTTCTGCTCAATGAAAATCACGCAGGATGTGCGGGACTATGCAGAGGAAAACGGGCTGATGGAAGAATCGGCGCTGGCGGAGGGTATGCAGGAAAAGGCGAAGGAGTTTGCGGAGAGAGGCAGTGAAATTTATTTGTAA
- the thiS gene encoding sulfur carrier protein ThiS, whose amino-acid sequence MEITVNDQSREIPDQYSVQQLLSGLFPDTLKGIAVAINQSVLAKSEWEGYLLQPHDRITLIKATQGG is encoded by the coding sequence ATGGAAATTACCGTCAACGATCAATCCAGAGAAATTCCCGACCAGTATTCGGTACAGCAGCTTTTGTCAGGTCTTTTCCCTGATACGCTCAAAGGCATTGCCGTCGCGATCAACCAATCGGTGCTTGCGAAGTCGGAGTGGGAGGGGTACCTGCTCCAACCCCACGACCGCATTACCCTGATCAAAGCCACGCAGGGCGGCTAG
- a CDS encoding carboxymuconolactone decarboxylase family protein encodes MNPRISESEYRHGLMDGLWKNEMFLKKSELDPKMIVLMKYRVSQINSCAYCLDMHSKEAIRLGESDLRLHGMAAWKEAPYYSETERAVFAFAEALTNINVQDLPQKAFDDLDRFFTKSQIADLILAVSQINTWNRVLRALGSVPGNYKPGQFE; translated from the coding sequence ATGAATCCAAGAATCTCAGAATCTGAATACCGCCATGGTCTTATGGACGGTCTCTGGAAAAATGAAATGTTCCTCAAAAAGTCAGAATTAGATCCTAAAATGATCGTTTTGATGAAATATCGGGTATCGCAGATCAATAGTTGCGCCTATTGTCTGGACATGCATTCCAAAGAAGCGATACGTCTGGGCGAGAGTGATTTAAGGTTACATGGAATGGCTGCCTGGAAGGAAGCGCCTTACTATTCCGAAACGGAGCGCGCGGTATTCGCATTTGCAGAGGCACTCACCAATATCAATGTGCAGGATTTGCCACAAAAAGCATTCGACGACCTCGACCGCTTCTTTACCAAATCCCAAATCGCCGACCTGATATTGGCCGTCAGCCAGATCAATACCTGGAACAGGGTGTTGCGCGCATTAGGCAGTGTACCAGGCAATTATAAACCTGGTCAATTTGAATAG
- a CDS encoding helix-turn-helix domain-containing protein, with protein MNCQLIPAPEILRQYIRYYSIIDFRDCQAAEKSVKCFADRYPRLVVREPGQSTVTRREDNIQLPGSYLSGIDTKATEYQVRGEYAHIGASFYPQALKVFFNIDCCELVDQTVDLSLFIPAGTLEKICEVQTPQEKIAQLNQFFVNRLNQTKFEDKVINDIIHRDAESGNFRVGKYLNRYEISERSLERKFSESIGVSPKTYLRIIRFEQALELVLCKYYPHLSEVAHYLQYTDQSHFIKEFKQFSGYQPVLFQRQERLGNESAAFLMRETD; from the coding sequence ATGAATTGTCAACTGATCCCCGCGCCGGAAATTTTGAGGCAGTATATCCGGTATTACAGTATCATTGATTTCCGTGACTGTCAGGCCGCTGAAAAGTCGGTGAAATGCTTTGCCGATCGCTACCCCCGACTTGTCGTGCGAGAGCCTGGGCAGAGCACCGTGACCCGGCGTGAGGACAATATACAATTACCGGGATCCTATCTCTCCGGCATTGACACCAAAGCAACAGAATATCAGGTCCGCGGCGAATACGCGCACATTGGCGCCAGTTTTTATCCTCAGGCGTTAAAAGTTTTTTTCAATATCGACTGCTGTGAACTGGTAGACCAGACCGTTGACCTGTCGCTTTTTATTCCGGCCGGCACACTGGAAAAAATCTGTGAGGTACAAACGCCGCAGGAAAAGATAGCGCAACTCAATCAATTCTTTGTCAACAGGTTGAACCAAACAAAATTCGAAGATAAGGTCATTAATGACATCATTCACCGCGATGCCGAAAGTGGTAATTTCAGGGTCGGGAAATACCTGAACCGGTACGAGATTTCAGAACGAAGCCTGGAAAGAAAATTCAGCGAATCGATAGGTGTCTCACCGAAAACCTACCTTCGCATCATCCGCTTTGAGCAGGCGCTCGAACTGGTACTGTGCAAATATTATCCGCACCTGTCAGAAGTCGCGCATTATTTGCAGTACACGGACCAATCGCATTTCATTAAAGAATTCAAACAGTTTTCGGGATACCAGCCGGTCTTATTTCAAAGACAAGAGCGACTAGGGAATGAAAGTGCGGCGTTTCTGATGCGCGAAACGGATTGA
- a CDS encoding DUF4932 domain-containing protein, translating to MNAKLLPLILLIWLSSTVCKSQSSDKTAGEFEIQINKNVELLGFVYFLGYEGAQAETSDYSPRTKARYAYGLNLYRQYKSFENSKNLAVAVGFAQDIWLDYFITLLVQLDDFPHAKLHDDIDPAHYLRFSSKKDTAEAKTNAVAFIAAMNGLWQEVDFDIYLKQNRPKYANAIGQVKSGLPDSSFISTMEKFYQAHLDSYILVPSLTIPPGMGFGIRYSEQGKKYAFHVFGAFHIPNFKDSLRLDMGFDDQKHLLELSTHEFGHSFVNPVIDKLPGNMISETKSLFEPIKEVMSNQGYTAWKACVYEHFVRAGEIMISRNRGNAADTERLRKHYEEDRKFIYLPLILAELSKYDELKEVTYKQAVRNAVEKLVEKATQKQGN from the coding sequence ATGAATGCAAAATTGCTACCGCTGATTCTCCTGATCTGGCTTTCTTCCACTGTCTGTAAATCTCAAAGCAGCGACAAAACCGCGGGGGAATTTGAAATACAAATCAATAAAAATGTGGAGCTGCTGGGCTTCGTTTATTTCCTGGGTTATGAAGGAGCGCAGGCTGAAACCAGCGATTATTCTCCCCGGACGAAAGCGCGCTACGCTTACGGACTGAATTTGTACCGCCAGTATAAATCCTTTGAAAACAGCAAAAATCTGGCAGTAGCGGTTGGTTTTGCGCAGGATATCTGGCTGGATTACTTCATCACTCTGCTGGTCCAGCTCGACGATTTTCCCCATGCAAAGCTGCACGACGATATTGATCCCGCCCATTATCTCCGGTTTTCTTCAAAAAAGGATACAGCAGAAGCGAAAACGAATGCAGTAGCATTTATAGCGGCGATGAACGGGTTGTGGCAGGAAGTAGATTTCGACATTTACCTTAAACAAAATCGGCCGAAATATGCCAATGCGATAGGACAGGTGAAGAGCGGTTTGCCCGACAGTAGCTTCATCTCAACCATGGAAAAGTTTTACCAGGCGCATCTGGACAGCTATATCCTGGTTCCGAGCCTTACCATTCCGCCGGGAATGGGTTTTGGCATCAGGTATTCGGAGCAAGGAAAAAAGTACGCTTTCCATGTATTCGGCGCGTTTCATATACCCAATTTCAAAGATTCACTGAGACTTGATATGGGTTTTGACGATCAAAAACATCTCCTGGAACTGAGCACGCATGAATTCGGGCATTCGTTCGTGAACCCGGTGATTGATAAACTTCCCGGAAATATGATTTCCGAAACGAAAAGTCTTTTTGAGCCAATTAAGGAGGTCATGTCCAACCAGGGCTATACAGCCTGGAAAGCCTGCGTTTACGAACATTTCGTGCGGGCGGGCGAAATTATGATTTCACGAAACCGCGGGAATGCAGCCGATACCGAGCGATTGAGAAAGCATTACGAGGAAGACCGGAAATTTATTTATCTGCCGCTGATATTGGCGGAACTATCGAAATACGACGAATTGAAAGAAGTAACGTATAAGCAAGCTGTCCGCAACGCAGTGGAAAAACTGGTGGAAAAGGCCACTCAAAAACAAGGTAATTAA
- a CDS encoding helix-turn-helix domain-containing protein: protein MENWKAFAFLLASGQGFVLSLSLIARGAKGPRAGFFLGLILFVLSQELLNAWGIQVRYHQQPGAIRFWNYQSYLVLPLALWFFARLTTSPDYNFKKHYWLFFLPIAGEIAFRCFWQTYAGSLHVKRASLLDNPFWFFWTEIMPILGMVGVLWIYAQKLSRFRIAWRKQLDSLSLRQYVRLYGLFSFMLVLTVLWFAGVILKWPIFTGVNYMLTACLFGLGYIGYLNPSFFMLPSLHKPKAVDKPEFIQYDDLVELQRLHAAFSQDGLHTRSRLTVEDVAAHLNLPSRYVSYLVNTHCASNFNNFVNGFRVEEVIRKLGDPKEQHKTVLALALEAGFNSKSTFNQVFRQHTGKSPSQYLLVRK, encoded by the coding sequence ATGGAAAACTGGAAAGCCTTTGCCTTTTTACTGGCTTCGGGACAGGGTTTTGTCCTCAGCCTGTCGCTGATCGCACGTGGCGCAAAAGGCCCGCGGGCTGGGTTTTTTCTCGGGCTGATCCTGTTCGTGCTTTCCCAGGAGCTGTTGAATGCGTGGGGTATCCAGGTACGCTATCACCAGCAGCCCGGCGCGATCCGGTTCTGGAATTACCAGAGTTACCTTGTTCTTCCGCTGGCGCTCTGGTTCTTTGCGCGGCTCACTACTTCGCCGGATTATAACTTTAAGAAACACTACTGGTTATTTTTCCTTCCTATTGCCGGGGAAATCGCTTTCCGGTGTTTCTGGCAGACTTACGCGGGCTCTCTGCATGTGAAGCGGGCTTCCTTGCTCGACAATCCTTTCTGGTTCTTCTGGACTGAAATAATGCCCATCTTGGGAATGGTGGGTGTTTTATGGATTTATGCACAGAAACTTTCACGATTCAGGATCGCATGGCGGAAGCAACTTGACAGCCTTAGCCTGAGGCAATATGTACGTTTATACGGACTATTCAGCTTCATGCTTGTATTGACGGTACTCTGGTTTGCAGGTGTAATTTTAAAATGGCCGATTTTTACCGGGGTTAATTATATGCTCACCGCTTGCTTGTTTGGCCTGGGTTATATTGGCTATCTCAATCCGTCCTTTTTTATGCTGCCCTCGCTGCACAAGCCCAAAGCGGTCGACAAGCCCGAATTTATCCAATACGATGATCTGGTCGAATTGCAGCGTCTCCATGCCGCTTTCAGTCAGGATGGACTGCATACCAGATCGCGGCTGACGGTCGAAGATGTAGCCGCGCATTTGAATCTTCCTTCCCGTTATGTATCGTACCTCGTGAATACGCACTGCGCTTCCAATTTTAACAATTTTGTTAACGGGTTCCGTGTAGAGGAAGTGATCCGTAAACTGGGTGATCCCAAAGAGCAGCATAAGACCGTTCTGGCGCTGGCTCTGGAGGCGGGTTTCAATTCTAAATCTACGTTTAACCAGGTATTCCGGCAGCATACGGGCAAATCTCCTTCTCAATATCTGCTCGTGCGGAAATAA
- a CDS encoding RNA polymerase sigma factor → MSDLAIKDEDSDLLQLVAQGDEKAFRIVFNKYHNRLGAHLFRITRSHELAQEVVQDIFLKIWLNREELASVRNFKGYLYVISKNHALNCLKTNAIQNKLTTGLDDNLDFGTDETQEENAHYLLLDEAIDRLPPQQRQVYLMSRHERLKYTEIAARLSLSRETVKKYLQISSESITSYVRKKLIVSILICSLFLF, encoded by the coding sequence ATGTCTGACTTAGCCATTAAAGACGAAGACAGTGATTTACTTCAGCTCGTTGCGCAGGGGGATGAGAAGGCTTTCAGGATTGTCTTTAACAAATACCATAACCGCCTCGGGGCCCATCTTTTTCGTATCACCAGGTCGCACGAACTGGCTCAGGAAGTGGTACAGGATATATTTCTGAAGATCTGGCTTAACCGGGAAGAACTTGCTTCTGTCCGGAACTTCAAAGGCTATTTATATGTGATCTCAAAAAATCATGCATTGAACTGCCTGAAAACGAATGCGATCCAGAACAAACTCACCACCGGCCTGGACGACAACCTGGATTTCGGGACCGACGAAACGCAAGAGGAGAACGCGCATTATCTTTTGCTCGACGAAGCCATTGACCGCCTGCCACCGCAACAGCGTCAGGTTTACCTCATGAGCCGGCACGAGCGGCTGAAATACACAGAGATAGCCGCCCGCCTGAGCCTTTCGAGGGAAACGGTAAAAAAATACTTGCAGATATCTTCTGAATCCATCACCTCTTATGTTCGTAAGAAACTGATAGTGAGCATACTTATTTGCTCGTTATTTTTATTTTGA
- a CDS encoding FecR family protein, with translation MEISSSRLALLFSRYYAGRATDAETNELMHLIRMSEDDEELAGLIKNAWENLHPDEKEFSEEESGKMLYSILQIAEKQDIDHEEEENVRPLWWLRYAAASILIIAGFSLYWLSNRPAKTPEVAVTGRQVTDIPPGGNRAMLSLSDGRQIVLDSAADGLLGSHGEARFTKIGDGALNVAVSKTSQKADLHNNTLSTPKGGQYQVTLHDGSKVWLNASSSIRFPTVFAENNRIVEISGEAYFEVAKDKNRPFSVRFGTSEVEVLGTSFNIMAYQDEAASKTTLVEGSVKLKNGKEFKKLKPGEQGTIQAGSPIRTAQVDTEREIAWKNGLFFFRDFGIEEIMRQAARWYNIEVSYEGKIPRRQFTGKVSRNVNISELLNMLRYAGVNCKIEQNNVIVKM, from the coding sequence ATGGAAATATCCTCTTCCAGGCTGGCGCTTTTGTTCAGCCGCTATTATGCAGGGCGGGCAACAGATGCGGAAACAAACGAGCTGATGCACCTGATCAGAATGTCAGAAGATGACGAAGAACTGGCGGGCCTGATCAAAAATGCCTGGGAAAACCTGCATCCGGATGAAAAGGAGTTTTCGGAAGAAGAGAGCGGGAAAATGCTCTATTCCATTTTACAAATAGCTGAAAAACAAGATATTGATCATGAAGAAGAAGAAAATGTTCGTCCATTGTGGTGGCTGCGTTATGCGGCAGCGTCTATCCTGATCATCGCCGGATTTTCGCTTTACTGGCTGAGTAATCGCCCCGCTAAAACCCCGGAGGTTGCGGTCACCGGGCGGCAGGTCACTGATATACCGCCCGGTGGCAACAGGGCAATGCTTAGCTTGTCGGACGGCCGGCAGATTGTATTGGATAGCGCAGCCGACGGATTACTGGGCAGCCACGGAGAAGCCCGGTTCACTAAAATTGGTGACGGAGCGCTGAACGTTGCTGTATCTAAAACATCACAAAAAGCTGATTTACATAACAATACCCTTTCCACTCCGAAAGGCGGACAATACCAGGTTACACTCCACGACGGAAGCAAAGTATGGCTGAATGCCTCTTCCTCCATTCGCTTCCCGACCGTATTTGCAGAAAATAACCGCATTGTGGAAATTTCAGGCGAGGCTTATTTTGAAGTGGCAAAAGACAAAAACAGGCCGTTCAGTGTCAGATTCGGCACTTCTGAGGTGGAAGTACTGGGCACGAGCTTTAATATCATGGCCTACCAGGATGAAGCAGCTTCCAAAACGACGCTTGTGGAAGGTTCGGTTAAATTAAAGAACGGAAAGGAATTCAAAAAGCTGAAACCGGGCGAGCAGGGTACGATTCAGGCGGGCAGCCCGATCCGTACTGCGCAGGTAGACACGGAACGCGAGATAGCCTGGAAAAACGGCTTGTTCTTTTTCAGGGACTTCGGCATCGAGGAAATCATGCGGCAGGCGGCCCGCTGGTATAATATCGAAGTGAGCTACGAAGGGAAGATCCCAAGGCGGCAATTTACCGGCAAGGTTTCGCGGAATGTCAATATCTCAGAGCTGCTGAATATGCTACGCTATGCCGGAGTGAATTGCAAAATCGAGCAGAACAATGTCATCGTGAAAATGTAA
- a CDS encoding TonB-dependent receptor: protein MQLNLLPQKGGCSFISVPPGLILTMKLITFLLVATLSQVAANGFSQKISLNEKNVPLEVALAAIEKQTDYLFLYDKLDIPKGLKVSLSIRNASIDKTMNQLLRDVPLSYKIFNKSIVLRKEVRTKEESMAVPEAPEKIRHTITGKVSDDNGEGLPGVSILLKGTQSGTTTDSHGKYSLEVDDENTTLIFSFVGYTSQEIVAGSRTEVNVQLLVDVKALSEVVVIGYGTMKKTDLTGAVGLVSNKQTENQAVPNLAQALQGKLAGLNVRQTNGGPGAGAEIRIRGMGSFGASSSPLVVVDGIITSGGLTDLDPNSIESVTVLKDASSAAIYGSRGANGVVLVTTKRGSIGKEVISFQSMYSFDRPINKIGTVDAATYGAMVNDFYVNQGKEAPYADPASLGKGTNWQDEIFRTGGKQNYSLSFSGGTEKNLHAITMSYYKGDGIVLNSKYSRANFRVNNDIKPLKGLKLGSSFGFSYGALKQGDPQGAVNASLIYAPNVLPYNADGSYGIADRAGQPTTMTAPLVYAYERTNAENRLGLLGNLYAEYEIIPGLKFKTSIGAEYINMDIKNFVPSYNFGLGNSNGIATLNRQINSTKNYIIDNILTYGKTFGTNHHLDLMAGYTFQNERYEFVRAFRNTFSRNDENLQVLDAATSNDLARGNYTEWALQSYLGRLNYAFKEKYLLSSSIRIDQSSRFEKSNRTGIFPSVSAGWVLSNEDFIAGKLGPVSYVKLRAGYGVLGNQDVGIYPYQSLIDYSLFYNFGSSQNVVSGAGPTALANRNISWEKTTTTGAGLEFNLFQDRLGFIIDYYDRRTSDVLVRVPLPSISGLATYPYQNVGSVRNSGMEFTVDYRGTALDQDFTYNVGFNITINKNEVTKLDKGLDIIQAGGGQGGVETRTSQGHGINSFYGYVHNGIFQTNDEIASSPFQPNAQPGDIRFKDLNGDNIIDDKDRTYIGDFLAKQIIGFNGSARYKNFDLAVSVTGDFGRYQNIFASGFAAARAAESTNIMWADRWTGPGTSNYVPRIIGGDPNNNSRSSDFWVRSQDYIRIQNVQLGYDFSGDAIKKAGLGKIRLFIAGQNLFTFTKYPGFDPETTATAYPIARSLYMGLNLGF, encoded by the coding sequence ATGCAATTAAACCTTTTACCACAGAAAGGGGGATGCAGCTTCATATCCGTGCCTCCCGGACTGATCTTGACGATGAAACTAATCACGTTTCTGCTGGTGGCCACGCTTTCTCAGGTCGCGGCCAATGGATTTAGTCAGAAAATTTCGCTGAACGAGAAAAACGTTCCCCTGGAAGTTGCGCTCGCAGCGATCGAGAAGCAGACCGACTACCTTTTTCTGTACGATAAACTCGATATTCCCAAAGGTCTAAAGGTCAGTCTGAGCATCCGGAACGCTTCGATTGACAAGACTATGAATCAGTTACTAAGGGATGTACCGCTTTCGTACAAGATATTCAACAAAAGCATCGTGCTCCGGAAAGAAGTGCGGACGAAAGAGGAAAGCATGGCTGTTCCGGAGGCGCCTGAAAAGATCCGCCACACGATTACCGGCAAAGTGTCCGACGATAATGGTGAAGGCCTGCCGGGTGTAAGTATATTACTGAAAGGCACGCAGAGCGGCACTACCACCGATTCACATGGAAAATACAGCCTGGAAGTAGATGATGAAAATACGACATTGATTTTCAGCTTTGTAGGTTATACCAGCCAGGAAATCGTTGCGGGAAGCCGCACGGAAGTGAATGTACAGCTGCTCGTTGATGTCAAGGCGTTGAGCGAAGTGGTGGTGATCGGGTACGGTACGATGAAGAAAACCGACCTGACAGGTGCAGTAGGACTTGTTTCGAACAAACAAACTGAAAATCAGGCGGTGCCAAACCTTGCGCAGGCATTACAGGGCAAACTAGCGGGACTGAATGTGCGGCAAACCAACGGCGGGCCGGGTGCAGGTGCGGAGATACGCATTCGCGGAATGGGCAGTTTCGGCGCAAGCTCGTCACCGCTCGTGGTAGTCGACGGTATTATCACAAGCGGCGGCTTGACCGACCTGGATCCTAACAGCATTGAATCGGTAACTGTGTTGAAAGACGCTTCTTCGGCAGCCATCTACGGTTCTCGTGGTGCGAATGGTGTGGTACTGGTAACTACCAAACGAGGGTCTATCGGAAAGGAAGTGATCAGCTTTCAATCCATGTATAGTTTCGACCGGCCGATCAACAAGATCGGTACCGTAGACGCGGCTACTTATGGTGCGATGGTAAACGATTTTTACGTAAATCAGGGAAAGGAAGCGCCTTATGCCGATCCGGCTTCACTCGGAAAAGGGACCAACTGGCAGGATGAGATTTTCCGCACCGGCGGCAAACAGAATTACTCCCTGTCTTTCAGCGGCGGTACCGAAAAGAACCTGCATGCGATCACGATGAGCTATTACAAAGGCGACGGTATTGTGCTGAATTCCAAATACAGCCGCGCTAACTTCCGCGTAAACAATGATATCAAGCCACTGAAAGGACTGAAACTAGGCAGCAGCTTTGGTTTCAGCTATGGCGCATTGAAGCAAGGCGACCCGCAGGGTGCTGTAAATGCATCGCTGATTTATGCCCCTAATGTTCTGCCCTACAATGCAGACGGGAGCTACGGGATCGCCGACCGCGCCGGCCAGCCCACGACGATGACCGCCCCGCTCGTGTACGCTTACGAGCGTACAAATGCCGAAAACAGGCTTGGACTCCTTGGTAATTTATATGCCGAGTACGAGATCATCCCCGGTCTGAAATTCAAGACGAGTATCGGCGCGGAATATATCAATATGGATATCAAGAATTTCGTCCCCTCCTACAACTTCGGGCTGGGTAATTCCAACGGCATCGCGACGCTGAACAGGCAGATCAACAGTACGAAAAACTACATTATCGATAACATCCTGACCTACGGCAAAACCTTCGGTACAAACCACCATCTGGACCTGATGGCAGGATATACTTTTCAGAATGAGCGTTATGAATTTGTGCGTGCATTCCGGAACACTTTCAGCCGGAACGACGAGAACCTGCAAGTGCTGGACGCGGCTACCTCCAACGATCTGGCCCGCGGCAACTATACCGAGTGGGCGTTGCAATCGTATTTAGGTCGTCTCAATTATGCATTCAAAGAAAAATACCTGCTTTCTTCCAGTATCCGGATCGACCAGTCTTCGCGCTTTGAAAAGAGCAACCGAACCGGTATATTCCCTTCTGTTTCAGCAGGCTGGGTACTTTCCAATGAAGATTTCATTGCCGGAAAACTGGGGCCTGTGAGTTACGTGAAACTCCGTGCAGGTTACGGTGTGCTGGGAAATCAGGACGTGGGGATCTATCCTTACCAGTCGCTGATCGATTACAGCCTGTTTTACAATTTCGGTTCCTCACAAAACGTAGTCTCCGGAGCTGGCCCTACTGCACTGGCCAACCGGAATATCTCCTGGGAAAAAACGACTACGACCGGCGCCGGGCTGGAGTTCAACCTTTTTCAGGACAGACTGGGCTTTATTATCGACTACTACGACCGCCGCACTTCCGATGTACTGGTACGCGTGCCACTTCCGAGCATTTCCGGGCTGGCCACTTATCCTTACCAGAATGTAGGCAGCGTGCGGAACAGCGGGATGGAGTTTACAGTCGATTACCGCGGTACTGCGTTGGACCAGGACTTCACGTATAATGTGGGTTTTAATATCACGATCAATAAAAACGAGGTGACCAAGCTGGACAAGGGACTGGATATTATCCAGGCAGGAGGCGGCCAGGGCGGTGTTGAAACGCGCACTTCACAGGGTCACGGTATTAATTCGTTTTACGGTTATGTGCACAACGGCATTTTCCAGACGAATGATGAAATAGCTTCTTCTCCATTCCAGCCCAATGCGCAGCCGGGCGATATCAGGTTCAAAGATCTGAATGGTGATAACATCATCGATGACAAAGACAGGACCTATATCGGCGACTTCCTGGCGAAGCAGATCATCGGTTTCAACGGCAGCGCGCGTTACAAAAACTTCGACCTGGCCGTTTCGGTAACCGGTGATTTTGGGAGATACCAGAACATTTTCGCCAGCGGATTTGCGGCGGCACGTGCGGCGGAGTC